In one Andrena cerasifolii isolate SP2316 chromosome 2, iyAndCera1_principal, whole genome shotgun sequence genomic region, the following are encoded:
- the LOC143366468 gene encoding uncharacterized protein LOC143366468 encodes MSLNETTNEDQASAKQGIQAHEFRNVKLPTFWREELRLWFTMLEREFAAYTVKADAVKSAAVVRNLDQTTMKIVLDVIEAPEDKSTYNDIKQALIGRLEKSDEENLRKLTGIELGNKKLSNLLREMSQLAGKDFGKKRTSHAMDTETPDKTARSIAERSGVTEVAAIPNAAHATGDPKDEVAKQKSQNDDLAAIMKRLSRLEFRLPKRGRNNSNSRQQNYRRRSGSRSKEATTDSKGLCYYHDKFKEESWKCRKPCSWTGPDKQRQGN; translated from the exons ATGTCCCTCAACGAGACGACGAATGAGGACCAGGCAAGCGCCAAGCAAGGAATCCAGGCCCACGAATTCCGCAACGTGAAGCTTCCAACGTTCTGGAGGGAAGAACTACGACTCTGGTTCACGATGCTGGAGAGAGAATTCGCAGCATACACTGTCAAGGCAGACGCGGTGAAAAGTGCCGCGGTCGTTCGAAATCTTGATCAAACGACGATGAAAATCGTCTTGGACGTGATTGAGGCCCCGGAGGACAAATCCACATACAACGATATCAAACAAGCGCTAATCGGCAGGCTTGAGAAATCGGACGAGGAAAACCTGAGAAAACTCACCGGCATTGAACTCGGGAATAAAAAGCTTTCCAATTTGTTAAGGGAAATGTCGCAATTGGCCGGAAAGGACTTTGGAAAAAAACGCACTTCGCACGCTATGGATACAGAAACTCCCGACAAGACTGCAAGAAGTATTG CAGAACGTTCGGGGGTAACAGAGGTAGCCGCCATTCCAAATGCTGCCCACGCCACGGGGGACCCGAAGGACGAAGTCGCCAAGCAAAAATCCCAAAATGACGACCTGGCAGCCATTATGAAGAGGTTATCCAGACTGGAGTTCCGGTTACCAAAACGTGGccgcaacaacagcaacagcaggcAGCAGAATTATAGGCGGAGAAGCGGTTCACGATCCAAAGAGGCAACAACCGACAGCAAGGGTCTCTGTTATTACCACGACAAATTCAAGGAGGAGTCTTGGAAATGTCGGAAGCCGTGTTCCTGGACCGGTCCCGATAAACAGCGCCAGGGAAACTAG
- the LOC143366469 gene encoding uncharacterized protein LOC143366469 — protein MGSAVDDFSGSAEEYVDATPGPSGMAAVKKYVEGNEFCNVRLSTFWSETPKLWFAQLESEFHLYHIRADEAKYNAILRHLDQKVMKMVADVLDTPPKKDKYLNLKTVLINRFTDSEEKQLHKLLTGIELGNKKPSELLREKRLLAGGEVADRLLRTLWMQRLPQRIQEFLSVVEGTELTKLADLADMATDREEGPGVTVIEPVAQQAEGTTQASINALTLLVNQASELAVQTQKGTNVMLEAMSRTSNHYGRTRQRSHQRTGFRKRSKSRSKYCFYHERFGVRAHKCVKPFGDEQAQQSRLKVMDRESGARFLVDTGSDVSVIPKHMGRRKQHGTTFKLYTANGSPIDTFGTRLMTVNLGLRISFRWTFIIANVSSPIIGADFLQHFGLLVDLRNRRLLDATTRLSASASPVKARISSVYIQSTVTIRTGNCCVST, from the exons ATGGGCTCTGCCGTTGACGATTTCTCGGGCTCGGCAGAGGAATATGTGGATGCAACACCGGGACCATCCGGGATGGCGGCAGTCAAAAAGTACGTCGAGGGTAACGAATTCTGCAACGTACGTCTCTCCACTTTCTGGTCGGAAACTCCCAAGCTGTGGTTCGCGCAGCTTGAAAGCGAATTTCATCTGTATCATATTCGTGCGGACGAAGCAAAATATAACGCCATCCTGAGACATTTGGATCAGAAGGTCATGAAGATGGTCGCTGATGTTCTAGACACACCGCCCAAAAAAGATAAGTACCTGAATCTAAAGACTGTTCTAataaaccggtttaccgattcCGAGGAGAAGCAATTACACAAGCTTCTAACAGGGATAGAGCTTGGCAACAAGAAGCCGTCTGAGCTACTGCGCGAGAAGCGTTTGCTTGCGGGCGGAGAGGTTGCTGACCGACTTCTGCGGACATTGTGGATGCAGAGACTGCCGCAGCGGATACAGGAGTTTCTCTCTGTTGTTGAAGGGACCGAACTAACCAAATTAGCTGATTTAGCAGACATGGCCACGGACAGAGAGGAGGGCCCAGGTGTTACAGTTATAGAGCCTGTGGCGCAACAGGCTGAAGGAACTACACAAGCATCAATAAATGCGTTAACCTTACTGGTAAATCAAGCTAGCGAGCTTGCGGTACAAACACAGAAAGGCACGAACGTCATGCTGGAGGCAATGTCTAGAACTTCAAATCATTATGGTCGCACAAGACAACGGAGCCACCAGAGGACAGGGTTCCGCAAGCGCTCTAAGTCCAGAAGTAAATACTGTTTTTATCATGAGCGATTTGGCGTGCGAGCTCACAAGTGCGTTAAACCAT TCGGAGACGAGCAAGCACAACAAAGCCGCTTAAAGGTAATGGATAGGGAGTCGGGGGCTAGATTTTTAGTGGACACAGGGTCCGACGTCTCAGTAATACCCAAGCACATGGGAAGAAGAAAACAACACGGTACAACATTTAAGTTGTACACTGCTAACGGTTCTCCTATCGACACATTCGGCACAAGATTAATGACAGTTAATCTCGGATTACGGATATCTTTTAGATGGACTTTCATTATTGCAAATGTTAGCAGTCCAATTATAGGTGCAGATTTTCTACAGCACTTTGGCCTCTTGGTTGACTTGAGGAACAGGCGTCTCCTGGATGCGACTACACGACTCTCTGCTAGCGCAAGTCCAGTAAAGGCCAGAATCTCGTCAGTGTATATACAGTCGACTGTAACAATCCGTACTGGAAATTGTTGCGTGAGTACGTAG
- the Hd gene encoding humpty dumpty isoform X1 — protein sequence MTNLILNTPMADLEKAQKLEWKRPDQVMQLHRLKIKKRALQARINNTYVSKENLQLVSVDAPKECNFDSSQCVGQKRKNPFAKDDVNKKPNVTPSDLEASNDNTLFELLKIENPKAEKLESSVLNCSLTFSNVLSKFEVNKNIPNPEAPQGEKFIPIDWTLKTKMRFMSPKPFPWNCKLKTSEEASGTTGFVRCLDISEQHSTLDTSPNARLHRCCLTWQHPSLPWLQLFPRSAGKVSANLMSNTTIINNVSVKDALYKEWSESFRSLFHLLRARQCPYFYVCANNFTVLFRAAGICGIYEAHALVTPTTRGFRHLLKQEGMGVTCKILQLFIEIEYTMPLRKESKRRSDVTDSGCETLDQSTSNTTVQYNQLEEQHLDDEEDETQNEWLQSLGVENSEIRRINSSQARMTLEKETEIDNLKQSLVFVKGVEAQGLFNFLINCKSAITVTGSLAGVPPTLLAPVAFHGATLKPIKVKESMVRVDNERYFSLELKGPLLPHVLPSLCSSMKSSQLEQYSASCARLESTTSFSAVKHGLEQRESENDPRMPQNIFGKENLSDCGFNDELIKHFCSPDPTHIEVLENIKFSNNLYTWS from the exons ATGACGAATCTTATTTTAAACACGCCAATGGCGGACCTAGAAAAAGCACAAAAATTAGAATGGAAGAGGCCTGATCAAGTGATGCAGTTGCATCGTCTAAAAATAAAGAAGCGTGCACTCCAAGCACGCATAAATAATACATATGTTAGCAAAGAAAACTTACAATTGGTGTCAGTAGATGCACCCAAGGAGTGCAACTTTGATTCCAGTCAGTGTGTAGGTCAGAAACGTAAAAATCCATTTGCGAAAgatgatgttaataaaaaacCCAATGTAACACCTTCAGACCTAGAAGCTAGTAATGATAATACATTGTTTGAGCTACTGaaaatcgagaatccaaaagcAGAAAAATTAGAAAGCTCCGTACTCAACTGTTCTCTAACATTTTCCAATGTATTGTCAAAATTCGAAGTAAATAAGAACATTCCAAATCCAGAAGCACCACagggtgaaaaatttattcccaTAGATTGGACCTTAAAGACTAAAATGAGATTCATGTCTCCGAAACCATTTCCGTGGAACTGTAAGTTAAAAACTAGCGAAGAAGCTTCTGGTACAACTGGCTTTGTAAGGTGTTTAGATATTAGTGAGCAACATTCAACTTTAGACACTAGTCCAAATGCAAG ATTGCATAGATGTTGTCTAACATGGCAACATCCTTCACTACCATGGCTACAATTATTTCCTCGCTCTGCTGGCAAAGTGAGTGCTAACTTAATGAGTAATACAACGATCATAAATAACGTATCTGTAAAAGATGCTTTATACAAAGAATGGAGCGAGAGCTTTAGATCACTTTTTCACTTACTACGTGCACGACAATGCCCGTATTTCTATGTCTGCGCCAACAATTTCACTGTATTATTCCGTGCCGCTGGAATTTGTGGAATATACGAAGCCCATGCACTTGTAACACCTACGACACGTGGATTTCGTCATCTATTAAAACAGGAGGGTATGGGTGTAACATGT aaaattttacaattgtttatAGAAATAGAATATACAATGCCTCTAAGGAAAGAATCTAAAAGAAGATCTGATGTAACTGATTCAGGGTGTGAAACTTTAGACCAGTCTACATCAAACACCACAGTTCAGTACAACCAACTGGAGGAGCAACATCTTGATGATGAGGAAGATGAGACACAAAATGAGTGGTTACAGAGTCTAGGGGTGGAGAACTCTGAAATTCGTAGAATTAATAGCTCCCAG GCAAGAATGACATtagaaaaagaaactgaaatagACAATTTGAAACAGTCCCTTGTTTTTGTAAAAGGTGTTGAAGCACAaggtttattcaattttttaattaattgtaaATCTGCTATTACGGTAACTGGTTCTTTAGCAGGAGTACCTCCAACTCTTTTAGCACCCGTAGCGTTTCACGGTGCTACATTAAAACCGATTAAG GTTAAAGAAAGCATGGTACGTGTTGACAACGAAAGGTATTTTTCCTTGGAATTGAAGGGGCCCCTTTTACCACACGTATTGCCATCCCTTTGTTCTTCAATGAAATCTAGCCAGCTGGAGCAGTATTCTGCTAGTTGTGCTCGATTAGAATCAACAACATCATTTTCAGCAGTAAAACATGGGCTTG AACAAAGAGAATCAGAGAATGACCCCCGAATGCCGCAAAATATCTTCGGTAAAGAGAATCTGAGCGACTGCGGATTTAATGACGaattaataaaacacttttgCAGCCCTGATCCAACGCATATTGAAGtgttagaaaatataaaattctccAATAACTTGTACACATGGTCCTGA
- the Hd gene encoding humpty dumpty isoform X2 — translation MTNLILNTPMADLEKAQKLEWKRPDQVMQLHRLKIKKRALQARINNTYVSKENLQLVSVDAPKECNFDSSQCVGQKRKNPFAKDDVNKKPNVTPSDLEASNDNTLFELLKIENPKAEKLESSVLNCSLTFSNVLSKFEVNKNIPNPEAPQGEKFIPIDWTLKTKMRFMSPKPFPWNCKLKTSEEASGTTGFVRCLDISEQHSTLDTSPNARLHRCCLTWQHPSLPWLQLFPRSAGKVSANLMSNTTIINNVSVKDALYKEWSESFRSLFHLLRARQCPYFYVCANNFTVLFRAAGICGIYEAHALVTPTTRGFRHLLKQEEIEYTMPLRKESKRRSDVTDSGCETLDQSTSNTTVQYNQLEEQHLDDEEDETQNEWLQSLGVENSEIRRINSSQARMTLEKETEIDNLKQSLVFVKGVEAQGLFNFLINCKSAITVTGSLAGVPPTLLAPVAFHGATLKPIKVKESMVRVDNERYFSLELKGPLLPHVLPSLCSSMKSSQLEQYSASCARLESTTSFSAVKHGLEQRESENDPRMPQNIFGKENLSDCGFNDELIKHFCSPDPTHIEVLENIKFSNNLYTWS, via the exons ATGACGAATCTTATTTTAAACACGCCAATGGCGGACCTAGAAAAAGCACAAAAATTAGAATGGAAGAGGCCTGATCAAGTGATGCAGTTGCATCGTCTAAAAATAAAGAAGCGTGCACTCCAAGCACGCATAAATAATACATATGTTAGCAAAGAAAACTTACAATTGGTGTCAGTAGATGCACCCAAGGAGTGCAACTTTGATTCCAGTCAGTGTGTAGGTCAGAAACGTAAAAATCCATTTGCGAAAgatgatgttaataaaaaacCCAATGTAACACCTTCAGACCTAGAAGCTAGTAATGATAATACATTGTTTGAGCTACTGaaaatcgagaatccaaaagcAGAAAAATTAGAAAGCTCCGTACTCAACTGTTCTCTAACATTTTCCAATGTATTGTCAAAATTCGAAGTAAATAAGAACATTCCAAATCCAGAAGCACCACagggtgaaaaatttattcccaTAGATTGGACCTTAAAGACTAAAATGAGATTCATGTCTCCGAAACCATTTCCGTGGAACTGTAAGTTAAAAACTAGCGAAGAAGCTTCTGGTACAACTGGCTTTGTAAGGTGTTTAGATATTAGTGAGCAACATTCAACTTTAGACACTAGTCCAAATGCAAG ATTGCATAGATGTTGTCTAACATGGCAACATCCTTCACTACCATGGCTACAATTATTTCCTCGCTCTGCTGGCAAAGTGAGTGCTAACTTAATGAGTAATACAACGATCATAAATAACGTATCTGTAAAAGATGCTTTATACAAAGAATGGAGCGAGAGCTTTAGATCACTTTTTCACTTACTACGTGCACGACAATGCCCGTATTTCTATGTCTGCGCCAACAATTTCACTGTATTATTCCGTGCCGCTGGAATTTGTGGAATATACGAAGCCCATGCACTTGTAACACCTACGACACGTGGATTTCGTCATCTATTAAAACAGGAGG AAATAGAATATACAATGCCTCTAAGGAAAGAATCTAAAAGAAGATCTGATGTAACTGATTCAGGGTGTGAAACTTTAGACCAGTCTACATCAAACACCACAGTTCAGTACAACCAACTGGAGGAGCAACATCTTGATGATGAGGAAGATGAGACACAAAATGAGTGGTTACAGAGTCTAGGGGTGGAGAACTCTGAAATTCGTAGAATTAATAGCTCCCAG GCAAGAATGACATtagaaaaagaaactgaaatagACAATTTGAAACAGTCCCTTGTTTTTGTAAAAGGTGTTGAAGCACAaggtttattcaattttttaattaattgtaaATCTGCTATTACGGTAACTGGTTCTTTAGCAGGAGTACCTCCAACTCTTTTAGCACCCGTAGCGTTTCACGGTGCTACATTAAAACCGATTAAG GTTAAAGAAAGCATGGTACGTGTTGACAACGAAAGGTATTTTTCCTTGGAATTGAAGGGGCCCCTTTTACCACACGTATTGCCATCCCTTTGTTCTTCAATGAAATCTAGCCAGCTGGAGCAGTATTCTGCTAGTTGTGCTCGATTAGAATCAACAACATCATTTTCAGCAGTAAAACATGGGCTTG AACAAAGAGAATCAGAGAATGACCCCCGAATGCCGCAAAATATCTTCGGTAAAGAGAATCTGAGCGACTGCGGATTTAATGACGaattaataaaacacttttgCAGCCCTGATCCAACGCATATTGAAGtgttagaaaatataaaattctccAATAACTTGTACACATGGTCCTGA